One genomic segment of Corynebacterium durum includes these proteins:
- a CDS encoding DEAD/DEAH box helicase — protein sequence MSKQSSTPTFAQLGVAIEITDALDSFGIQHTFAIQELTLPLALDGIDLIGQARTGQGKTLGFGVPLLDRIFDSADIAELDGTPRALVVTPTRELAIQVADDLHRAAKNLPVRILTIYGGRPYEEQINALDKGIDVVVGTPGRLLDLYQRGSLTLDQVAILVLDEADEMLNLGFLPAIEKLLKALTHKHQTMLFSATMPGPIVTLARTFMHKPVHIRAEEPDAAQTNQDIRQVVFQAHRMDKVAVVSRILQAQGRGKTIIFARTKRSAAELANDLAASGFLVGAVHGDMGQPAREKSLTAFRSGDIEILVATDVAARGIDIDDVTHVINYQTPDDEMTYVHRIGRTGRAGHTGTAVTLVGYDELPKWQLINSELNLDNPEPPQWFSTSPELFDALDIPESASATVGPARKVFGGAMVTRPAQARSLARGGRKEGRSGRRKADPRRRS from the coding sequence GTGTCCAAACAAAGCAGCACTCCGACATTCGCGCAACTCGGCGTCGCCATTGAGATTACCGATGCCCTCGACAGCTTCGGCATCCAGCACACCTTTGCCATTCAGGAACTCACCCTTCCCCTCGCCCTCGACGGTATTGATCTTATCGGACAAGCCCGCACCGGGCAGGGAAAAACCTTGGGTTTTGGAGTGCCGCTCCTTGACCGCATCTTCGACAGCGCGGACATCGCCGAACTCGATGGCACACCCCGCGCACTCGTGGTAACCCCCACACGCGAACTGGCCATCCAAGTCGCCGATGACCTTCACCGCGCCGCCAAAAACCTTCCCGTGCGCATCCTCACCATCTATGGCGGCCGCCCCTACGAAGAGCAAATCAACGCCCTAGACAAAGGCATTGACGTAGTGGTGGGTACCCCCGGCAGGCTCCTCGACCTGTACCAGCGCGGCTCCCTCACCCTCGACCAAGTGGCCATTCTGGTGCTTGATGAAGCCGACGAAATGCTCAACCTCGGTTTCCTCCCCGCCATTGAGAAGCTCCTCAAGGCACTCACCCACAAGCACCAAACCATGCTGTTTTCCGCGACCATGCCGGGACCCATTGTCACCCTCGCGCGCACCTTCATGCACAAGCCAGTGCACATCCGCGCTGAAGAACCCGACGCTGCACAAACCAACCAGGACATCCGACAAGTGGTCTTCCAAGCGCACCGCATGGACAAAGTTGCTGTGGTCTCTCGCATCCTCCAAGCTCAAGGGCGCGGCAAAACCATTATCTTTGCGCGCACTAAACGCTCCGCCGCCGAGCTTGCCAACGACCTTGCCGCAAGCGGCTTTCTCGTCGGCGCGGTCCACGGTGACATGGGCCAGCCCGCCCGCGAAAAATCACTCACCGCCTTCCGAAGCGGCGACATTGAGATCCTTGTGGCCACTGATGTTGCCGCCCGCGGCATTGACATTGACGACGTTACACACGTGATCAACTACCAAACCCCCGATGATGAAATGACCTACGTCCACCGCATCGGGCGCACAGGCCGCGCCGGGCACACAGGAACCGCTGTCACCCTCGTTGGCTACGACGAACTGCCTAAATGGCAACTGATCAACAGCGAGCTGAACCTCGACAACCCGGAACCTCCACAGTGGTTCTCCACCTCACCCGAGCTTTTCGACGCCCTGGACATCCCCGAATCCGCATCCGCCACCGTGGGACCCGCCCGTAAAGTCTTCGGCGGCGCGATGGTCACACGCCCAGCACAAGCCCGTAGCCTAGCGCGAGGTGGACGGAAAGAGGGGCGGTCGGGACGTCGAAAAGCAGACCCGCGACGGAGGAGTTAA
- a CDS encoding DUF3107 domain-containing protein — translation MDIRIGFVDSGRELAITGVERVSGVSVSQQSEAVALIDGAMENDAAVVEFTDNKGRRYLVRSKQIAFVEVDNDTPRTVGFAG, via the coding sequence ATGGACATAAGAATCGGTTTTGTTGACAGTGGCCGGGAGCTGGCCATCACTGGCGTGGAGCGCGTCTCGGGCGTGTCCGTCAGTCAGCAAAGCGAGGCCGTCGCGCTTATTGATGGCGCGATGGAAAATGATGCTGCAGTCGTGGAATTTACTGATAACAAGGGGCGTCGTTACCTGGTGCGGTCAAAGCAGATCGCGTTTGTTGAGGTCGATAACGATACTCCACGTACCGTAGGATTTGCCGGATAG
- a CDS encoding DUF3152 domain-containing protein, which produces MSSSEPLLVRFARDYGWRAYAIPALVVITLWVLVDVFIMPDNGAISSQMQAASTANDGGENATSQPEGPDPAKADRGAQLPVGDLPPGGSFTETGQGTYHLVPGTMPKVGAGDERTFKYVIEVEDGVDTSVYGGDDSFAKMVDATLSNPKSWTHDRKFAFERVDPAVVSNPDLRIQLSSPAATHAACGSDIAMETSCFTSEGNRVVLNESRWVRGATTFQGDLGLYRQYLINHEVGHSIGYAKHEPCGGQGQLAPVMMQQTLNLNNSELYKIDPGEVYPDNNLTCSLNPWPYPFA; this is translated from the coding sequence GTGTCTTCCTCTGAACCGTTGCTTGTGCGCTTCGCCCGTGACTACGGGTGGCGTGCCTATGCGATCCCGGCGTTAGTGGTCATTACGCTGTGGGTTCTCGTTGATGTCTTCATTATGCCGGATAATGGAGCCATCTCTTCACAAATGCAAGCTGCGTCAACGGCAAATGATGGTGGAGAAAACGCGACCAGTCAGCCCGAAGGACCCGACCCTGCGAAAGCTGATCGTGGGGCCCAGCTTCCCGTTGGTGATCTTCCCCCGGGTGGAAGTTTCACGGAAACAGGTCAGGGCACATATCACCTGGTTCCTGGCACGATGCCGAAGGTGGGGGCTGGGGATGAACGTACCTTTAAGTACGTCATTGAGGTCGAAGACGGGGTGGACACTTCTGTCTACGGTGGGGACGATTCCTTTGCCAAAATGGTTGATGCCACACTGTCCAACCCCAAGAGCTGGACGCATGACCGCAAGTTTGCGTTTGAACGTGTAGACCCTGCGGTGGTGTCTAACCCTGATCTGCGCATCCAACTGTCCTCACCCGCCGCCACTCACGCGGCGTGCGGTTCGGATATTGCCATGGAGACCAGCTGTTTCACCTCCGAGGGAAACCGTGTGGTGTTAAATGAATCCCGCTGGGTCCGCGGCGCGACCACGTTCCAGGGGGACCTGGGCCTGTACCGCCAGTACCTGATTAATCACGAAGTGGGGCACTCCATTGGGTATGCCAAACATGAGCCGTGCGGTGGTCAAGGGCAATTGGCCCCGGTGATGATGCAGCAAACCCTTAATTTGAATAATTCCGAGTTGTACAAAATTGACCCGGGTGAAGTGTATCCAGACAATAATCTCACCTGTTCATTGAATCCGTGGCCATACCCATTTGCGTAA